ATCGAAGACGCAAAAACGGAGAGTATCGAAGCTATTTGGAACTACATTCGAGCGAGAGAAGATGGGAAGATTGAATATCTTTTAGTCACTGGATGTCTTGCCGAAAGGTATAGCGAAGTTCTAAAAAACGAAATGCCTCAAGTCGATATTGTATTTGGCAATCGCGACCAAAGTAAGATAATTCACGCTTTGGAACGCGCTAGAAATTCGAGTTCGAAACCATTTGTATCGACACCGAGAGATTATCTTACAAATTGGTATGAAA
This window of the bacterium genome carries:
- a CDS encoding 30S ribosomal protein S12 methylthiotransferase RimO codes for the protein MKEHKSVFIETLGCPKNYIDSAVMAHYLRGSGWKLVEHPNQAEMIIVNTCGFIEDAKTESIEAIWNYIRAREDGKIEYLLVTGCLAERYSEVLKNEMPQVDIVFGNRDQSKIIHALERARNSSSKPFVSTPRDYLTNWYE